In Rhinolophus ferrumequinum isolate MPI-CBG mRhiFer1 chromosome 18, mRhiFer1_v1.p, whole genome shotgun sequence, a genomic segment contains:
- the PLK5 gene encoding inactive serine/threonine-protein kinase PLK5 isoform X2 — translation MEPGLRWRRSCRPPVSAFLRDPGSGRVYKRGKLIGKGAFSRCYKLTDMSTSAVFALKVVPHGGAGAGRLHPRGKVEREVALHSRLRHRNIVAFHGHFADRDHVYMLLEYCSRQSLAHVLEARQTLTEPEVRYYMRGLVSGLRYLHQLRIVHRDLKLSNFFLNKNMEVKIGDLGLAARVGPGGRCHRVLCGTPNFLAPEVVSRNGHSCQSDIWALGCIMYMVLTGAPPFVAAPLSEMYQNIRDGRYPEPAHLSPNARRLIARLLAPNPAERPSLDHLLQDDFFTQGFTPDRLPPHSCHSPPIFAIPQPLGRLFRKVGQLLLNQCRPPCPFTPDEASGPGEDGSEPDSMGCSGTSVSEREAPCPEVPINLLTQVNLRSDPAGPEGSLRQEVEVAIRKLQLCLKPGPPGGGPAHAHPACQPQPMPVALPGVPVSLAAALQ, via the exons ATGGAGCCCGGGCTGCGGTGGCGGCGCAGTTGCCGCCCGCCTGTCTCCGCTTTCCTGCGTGACCCGGGCTCGGGGCGCGTCTACAAGCGCGGGAAGCTGATCGGCAAG GGCGCCTTCAGCCGCTGCTACAAGCTGACAGACATGTCCACCAGTGCCGTGTTCGCACTCAAGGTGGTGCCACACGGCGGGGCAGGAGCTGGGCGTCTGCACCCCCGTGGGAAG GTAGAGCGGGAGGTCGCCCTACACAGCCGCCTGCGACACCGCAACATCGTGGCCTTCCACGGACACTTTGCTGACCGTGACCACGTGTACATGCTGTTGGAATACTGCAGCCGCCAG TCCTTGGCCCACGTGCTGGAAGCACGGCAGACACTGACAGAGCCTGAGGTACGCTACTACATGCGGGGCCTGGTCAGTGGCCTTCGCTACCTGCACCAGCTGCGCATCGTGCACCGGGACCTGAAGCTCA GTAACTTCTTCTTGAACAAAAACATGGAGGTGAAGATTGGGGACCTGGGCCTGGCTgccagggtggggcctgggggccGCTGCCACAG AGTGCTCTGTGGGACCCCAAACTTCCTGGCCCCTGAGGTCGTCTCCAGAAATGGGCACTCCTGCCAGTCGGACATCTGGGCACTGGGCTGCATCAT GTACATGGTGCTGACTGGCGCCCCTCCCTTCGTGGCGGCTCCCCTGTCAGAGATGTATCAGAACATCCGTGATGGCCGTTACCCTGAGCCTGCCCACTTGTCACCCAATGCCCGCCGCCTCATCGCCCGCCTGCTGGCACCCAACCCGGCTGAGCGGCCCAGCCTGGACCACCTGCTGCAGGACGACTTCTTCACGCAG GGTTTCACTCCAGACCGGCTGCCACCCCACTCCTGCCACAGCCCGCCCATCTTCGCCATCCCCCAGCCTCTGGGCAGGCTTTTCCGGAAGGTGGGCCAGCTGCTGCTGAACCAGTGCCGGCCACCCT gCCCCTTCACTCCTGATGAGGCATCAGGTCCAGGAGAAGATGGTTCGGAGCCTGACTCCATGGGGTGCAGTGGG ACCTCCGTGTCGGAGAGAGAGGCTCCCTGTCCCGAGGTCCCCATCAACCTGCTCACCCAAGTGAACCTCCGGAGTGACCCAGCTG GGCCTGAGGGGAGCCTGAGGCAGGAGGTAGAGGTGGCCATCAGAAAGCTACAGCTCTGCCTGAAACCTGGACCCCCAG GAGGGGGCCCTGCCCATGCCCACCCCGCTTGCCAGCCCCAGCCTATGCCTGTTGCGCTGCCTGGTGTCCCAGTGAGCCTTGCTGCTGCTCTTCAGTGA
- the PLK5 gene encoding inactive serine/threonine-protein kinase PLK5 isoform X1, protein MEPGLRWRRSCRPPVSAFLRDPGSGRVYKRGKLIGKGAFSRCYKLTDMSTSAVFALKVVPHGGAGAGRLHPRGKVEREVALHSRLRHRNIVAFHGHFADRDHVYMLLEYCSRQSLAHVLEARQTLTEPEVRYYMRGLVSGLRYLHQLRIVHRDLKLSNFFLNKNMEVKIGDLGLAARVGPGGRCHRVLCGTPNFLAPEVVSRNGHSCQSDIWALGCIMYMVLTGAPPFVAAPLSEMYQNIRDGRYPEPAHLSPNARRLIARLLAPNPAERPSLDHLLQDDFFTQGFTPDRLPPHSCHSPPIFAIPQPLGRLFRKVGQLLLNQCRPPCPFTPDEASGPGEDGSEPDSMGCSGTSVSEREAPCPEVPINLLTQVNLRSDPAGPEGSLRQEVEVAIRKLQLCLKPGPPATQEPRGEQQPILSAPKWVDYSSKYGFGYQLSDGGSGVLLQDGTHMALRPPGGQVCYMPNWGKVKTFTLRDVPSTLGAKLAVLRLFAGYMQQRLQEEGALPMPTPLASPSLCLLRCLVSQ, encoded by the exons ATGGAGCCCGGGCTGCGGTGGCGGCGCAGTTGCCGCCCGCCTGTCTCCGCTTTCCTGCGTGACCCGGGCTCGGGGCGCGTCTACAAGCGCGGGAAGCTGATCGGCAAG GGCGCCTTCAGCCGCTGCTACAAGCTGACAGACATGTCCACCAGTGCCGTGTTCGCACTCAAGGTGGTGCCACACGGCGGGGCAGGAGCTGGGCGTCTGCACCCCCGTGGGAAG GTAGAGCGGGAGGTCGCCCTACACAGCCGCCTGCGACACCGCAACATCGTGGCCTTCCACGGACACTTTGCTGACCGTGACCACGTGTACATGCTGTTGGAATACTGCAGCCGCCAG TCCTTGGCCCACGTGCTGGAAGCACGGCAGACACTGACAGAGCCTGAGGTACGCTACTACATGCGGGGCCTGGTCAGTGGCCTTCGCTACCTGCACCAGCTGCGCATCGTGCACCGGGACCTGAAGCTCA GTAACTTCTTCTTGAACAAAAACATGGAGGTGAAGATTGGGGACCTGGGCCTGGCTgccagggtggggcctgggggccGCTGCCACAG AGTGCTCTGTGGGACCCCAAACTTCCTGGCCCCTGAGGTCGTCTCCAGAAATGGGCACTCCTGCCAGTCGGACATCTGGGCACTGGGCTGCATCAT GTACATGGTGCTGACTGGCGCCCCTCCCTTCGTGGCGGCTCCCCTGTCAGAGATGTATCAGAACATCCGTGATGGCCGTTACCCTGAGCCTGCCCACTTGTCACCCAATGCCCGCCGCCTCATCGCCCGCCTGCTGGCACCCAACCCGGCTGAGCGGCCCAGCCTGGACCACCTGCTGCAGGACGACTTCTTCACGCAG GGTTTCACTCCAGACCGGCTGCCACCCCACTCCTGCCACAGCCCGCCCATCTTCGCCATCCCCCAGCCTCTGGGCAGGCTTTTCCGGAAGGTGGGCCAGCTGCTGCTGAACCAGTGCCGGCCACCCT gCCCCTTCACTCCTGATGAGGCATCAGGTCCAGGAGAAGATGGTTCGGAGCCTGACTCCATGGGGTGCAGTGGG ACCTCCGTGTCGGAGAGAGAGGCTCCCTGTCCCGAGGTCCCCATCAACCTGCTCACCCAAGTGAACCTCCGGAGTGACCCAGCTG GGCCTGAGGGGAGCCTGAGGCAGGAGGTAGAGGTGGCCATCAGAAAGCTACAGCTCTGCCTGAAACCTGGACCCCCAG CTACACAGGAGCCCCGGGGAGAGCAGCAGCCCATCCTCTCAGCTCCCAAGTGGGTGGATTATTCCAGCAAGTACGGCTTTGGCTACCAGCTGTCGGACGGGGGCAGTGGTGTCCTGCTTCAGGACGGCACCCACATGGCCCTGCGCCCCCCAGGGGG CCAAGTCTGCTACATGCCCAACTGGGGGAAGGTAAAAACATTCACCCTGAGGGACGTGCCCAGCACCCTGGGTGCCAAGCTGGCCGTCCTGCGACTCTTCGCGGGCTACATGCAGCAGCGGCTGCAAGAG GAGGGGGCCCTGCCCATGCCCACCCCGCTTGCCAGCCCCAGCCTATGCCTGTTGCGCTGCCTGGTGTCCCAGTGA
- the PLK5 gene encoding inactive serine/threonine-protein kinase PLK5 isoform X3, whose protein sequence is MEPGLRWRRSCRPPVSAFLRDPGSGRVYKRGKLIGKGAFSRCYKLTDMSTSAVFALKVVPHGGAGAGRLHPRGKVEREVALHSRLRHRNIVAFHGHFADRDHVYMLLEYCSRQSLAHVLEARQTLTEPEVRYYMRGLVSGLRYLHQLRIVHRDLKLSNFFLNKNMEVKIGDLGLAARVGPGGRCHRVLCGTPNFLAPEVVSRNGHSCQSDIWALGCIMYMVLTGAPPFVAAPLSEMYQNIRDGRYPEPAHLSPNARRLIARLLAPNPAERPSLDHLLQDDFFTQGFTPDRLPPHSCHSPPIFAIPQPLGRLFRKVGQLLLNQCRPPCPFTPDEASGPGEDGSEPDSMGCSGTSVSEREAPCPEVPINLLTQVNLRSDPAGPEGSLRQEVEVAIRKLQLCLKPGPPGMMQGTSREVAGLVSWAMVVT, encoded by the exons ATGGAGCCCGGGCTGCGGTGGCGGCGCAGTTGCCGCCCGCCTGTCTCCGCTTTCCTGCGTGACCCGGGCTCGGGGCGCGTCTACAAGCGCGGGAAGCTGATCGGCAAG GGCGCCTTCAGCCGCTGCTACAAGCTGACAGACATGTCCACCAGTGCCGTGTTCGCACTCAAGGTGGTGCCACACGGCGGGGCAGGAGCTGGGCGTCTGCACCCCCGTGGGAAG GTAGAGCGGGAGGTCGCCCTACACAGCCGCCTGCGACACCGCAACATCGTGGCCTTCCACGGACACTTTGCTGACCGTGACCACGTGTACATGCTGTTGGAATACTGCAGCCGCCAG TCCTTGGCCCACGTGCTGGAAGCACGGCAGACACTGACAGAGCCTGAGGTACGCTACTACATGCGGGGCCTGGTCAGTGGCCTTCGCTACCTGCACCAGCTGCGCATCGTGCACCGGGACCTGAAGCTCA GTAACTTCTTCTTGAACAAAAACATGGAGGTGAAGATTGGGGACCTGGGCCTGGCTgccagggtggggcctgggggccGCTGCCACAG AGTGCTCTGTGGGACCCCAAACTTCCTGGCCCCTGAGGTCGTCTCCAGAAATGGGCACTCCTGCCAGTCGGACATCTGGGCACTGGGCTGCATCAT GTACATGGTGCTGACTGGCGCCCCTCCCTTCGTGGCGGCTCCCCTGTCAGAGATGTATCAGAACATCCGTGATGGCCGTTACCCTGAGCCTGCCCACTTGTCACCCAATGCCCGCCGCCTCATCGCCCGCCTGCTGGCACCCAACCCGGCTGAGCGGCCCAGCCTGGACCACCTGCTGCAGGACGACTTCTTCACGCAG GGTTTCACTCCAGACCGGCTGCCACCCCACTCCTGCCACAGCCCGCCCATCTTCGCCATCCCCCAGCCTCTGGGCAGGCTTTTCCGGAAGGTGGGCCAGCTGCTGCTGAACCAGTGCCGGCCACCCT gCCCCTTCACTCCTGATGAGGCATCAGGTCCAGGAGAAGATGGTTCGGAGCCTGACTCCATGGGGTGCAGTGGG ACCTCCGTGTCGGAGAGAGAGGCTCCCTGTCCCGAGGTCCCCATCAACCTGCTCACCCAAGTGAACCTCCGGAGTGACCCAGCTG GGCCTGAGGGGAGCCTGAGGCAGGAGGTAGAGGTGGCCATCAGAAAGCTACAGCTCTGCCTGAAACCTGGACCCCCAG GAATGATGCAGGGGACCAGCAGGGAGGTGGCTGGACTAGTCAGCTGGGCAATGGTGGTGACTTGA